In Anaerolineales bacterium, a single window of DNA contains:
- a CDS encoding carbohydrate kinase family protein, with the protein MKIVLTGSIAFDYLMTFPGKFQDHILVEKLECISLSFLVDTLVRRPGGNAANIAYNLALLGEHPTVMATVGEDFEVQRLWLEEQGVDTSAIRTIPDVATASFFVNTDQCNAQIASFFTGAMAYASELSFSQLPEKPDLVVISPNDPEAMANYAQECRQLGIPYIYDPSQQIVRLTGSDIQAGIEGAMALFANEYEFSLIVDKTELDLPAMLESCEFVIVTQGEHGARIYNADGEVSIPIVPPKAILDPTGVGDAFRSGFLKGYVHGLSFERCGQIGALAATYCLESDGPQSHSYDLKEFTARFRQYFDDQGDLDRV; encoded by the coding sequence ATGAAGATCGTTTTAACTGGTTCTATCGCTTTTGATTATTTGATGACCTTCCCGGGGAAATTTCAGGATCACATCCTCGTCGAGAAACTGGAATGCATCAGCTTGTCTTTCCTCGTCGACACACTCGTTCGCCGGCCTGGGGGTAACGCAGCCAACATCGCCTACAACCTGGCGCTGCTCGGTGAACACCCTACCGTGATGGCGACGGTCGGCGAAGATTTCGAAGTGCAACGTCTTTGGCTCGAAGAGCAAGGAGTGGATACCAGCGCCATCCGCACGATCCCGGATGTGGCCACGGCTTCCTTCTTCGTCAACACCGATCAGTGCAACGCGCAAATCGCCAGTTTCTTCACCGGTGCCATGGCGTACGCCTCGGAGTTGAGCTTTTCCCAACTTCCCGAGAAACCCGATCTGGTGGTTATTTCCCCCAATGATCCGGAAGCCATGGCAAATTATGCCCAAGAATGCCGGCAACTTGGTATTCCTTACATCTACGATCCGAGCCAGCAAATCGTTCGACTTACTGGAAGCGACATCCAGGCAGGCATCGAAGGCGCGATGGCTCTGTTCGCCAACGAGTACGAATTCAGCTTGATCGTGGATAAAACCGAACTTGATCTCCCGGCGATGCTCGAAAGCTGCGAGTTCGTTATCGTCACGCAAGGTGAACATGGTGCTCGGATTTATAACGCAGACGGCGAGGTCTCGATCCCGATCGTACCCCCCAAGGCGATTCTCGATCCCACCGGCGTCGGCGACGCTTTCCGCAGCGGCTTTCTGAAAGGCTACGTGCACGGTCTGAGCTTCGAGCGCTGCGGACAGATCGGCGCACTGGCGGCAACTTACTGCCTCGAGTCCGACGGTCCACAGTCGCACAGTTATGACCTGAAGGAATTCACCGCCCGTTTCCGCCAGTATTTCGACGATCAGGGCGACCTGGATCGAGTGTAA
- the mtnA gene encoding S-methyl-5-thioribose-1-phosphate isomerase gives MRSVIWEENGPAVRLIDQRLLPAELKTVDLVNVEQVADAIRQMAVRGAPAIGAAAAFGLALAGYPSSAANAEEFWVDVQRAARLLRATRPTAVNLRWALDRLLAAADNLQADGPQRMGKALLDEAQSIADEDVEINRRIGRHGAALIQDGDTLLHHCNTGALAAVDYGTALCVIRTAHEQGKRLFVLVDETRPRLQGARLTAWELECYGIPYAIITDDAAGYFLQNGDVANVFVGADRVAANGDVATKIGTYMLALAAHDNGVPFYCAVPTSTIDLQLSIGERIPIEERDHGEVLDLEKEGQLVAPTGSKARNPAFDITPQRLITAFVTEAGIIRPPYANTLEEAVRETS, from the coding sequence ATGCGATCGGTTATCTGGGAAGAAAATGGACCTGCCGTACGCCTTATCGACCAGCGTCTGCTCCCTGCGGAGTTGAAGACCGTCGATCTGGTGAACGTCGAACAAGTCGCCGACGCCATCCGTCAGATGGCCGTACGCGGCGCACCGGCAATCGGCGCCGCAGCCGCATTTGGCCTGGCCCTGGCAGGTTATCCATCCTCCGCAGCCAATGCAGAGGAGTTTTGGGTCGACGTTCAACGTGCGGCAAGATTACTGCGCGCCACACGGCCGACTGCGGTCAATCTGCGCTGGGCGCTGGACCGCCTCCTGGCCGCCGCCGATAACCTGCAAGCGGATGGTCCGCAGCGCATGGGCAAGGCGCTGCTCGACGAAGCCCAATCCATCGCGGACGAAGATGTAGAAATCAATCGCCGAATCGGCCGGCATGGCGCGGCGCTGATACAGGACGGCGATACACTGCTACATCACTGCAACACCGGCGCATTGGCAGCGGTGGACTACGGCACGGCGCTGTGTGTGATCCGCACGGCGCACGAACAGGGAAAACGTCTTTTCGTCCTGGTCGATGAGACTCGTCCGCGCCTGCAGGGAGCGCGCCTGACGGCATGGGAACTCGAGTGCTACGGCATTCCCTACGCGATCATCACCGACGACGCAGCGGGATACTTTCTACAAAACGGCGACGTGGCCAACGTCTTCGTCGGTGCAGATCGCGTGGCAGCCAACGGCGACGTGGCCACCAAAATCGGCACCTACATGCTCGCCCTGGCCGCGCACGACAACGGCGTCCCATTCTATTGCGCCGTGCCCACGTCGACCATCGACTTGCAGCTCTCCATCGGGGAACGGATCCCCATCGAAGAACGCGATCACGGTGAGGTGCTGGATTTGGAGAAAGAAGGTCAACTCGTGGCGCCCACCGGAAGCAAAGCGCGCAATCCCGCCTTCGACATTACCCCCCAACGACTGATTACCGCTTTCGTCACGGAGGCCGGAATCATCCGGCCACCTTACGCCAACACGCTAGAGGAGGCTGTGAGAGAGACGTCATGA
- a CDS encoding tetratricopeptide repeat protein — translation MRRRASRFFLILIVTAVGSLACNLPISISFLATHTPTLTATATVTPTATLTPTPTLTPTPQPEARVELGEQALFVGNWDQALIEFETALNFAPDDETRARAQLGVAKTHLRAGRFNQAVDALTQYLARFSQHEDFGQAYFLRAEAYEALGMSQQALDDYRHYLAQRPGLIDSYTQEQIGDISYAAKDYAGALEAYQAALVSPGLDQGLSAEIKVARTRADSGDYETAIAEYDAIYNKTGEDYLRALMDYLLGQAYTKLGNYEQAYARYLDAVVNFPGAYSSYEGLVILVEDGVAVDEFDRGLVDYYAGQYGVALAAFDRYLYAFPDTHDGTVHYFRGLTLRALGNYEAAVQRNGRIWSSILKRSILF, via the coding sequence GTGCGACGGCGTGCGTCTCGATTCTTCCTTATATTGATCGTTACTGCTGTTGGAAGTCTGGCCTGCAATCTTCCCATCTCCATCAGCTTCCTCGCCACACATACACCTACGCTCACTGCCACGGCCACCGTCACACCTACCGCCACATTGACACCCACGCCGACACTCACGCCTACTCCACAGCCCGAAGCGCGGGTAGAACTGGGAGAGCAAGCCCTGTTTGTTGGAAATTGGGATCAAGCACTCATCGAGTTCGAGACCGCATTAAACTTCGCGCCGGACGACGAAACCCGCGCGCGAGCGCAGCTTGGCGTTGCGAAAACGCATTTACGGGCCGGACGCTTCAATCAAGCTGTGGACGCGTTGACCCAATATCTGGCCAGATTCAGCCAACACGAAGACTTCGGCCAGGCTTATTTCCTGCGTGCAGAGGCCTACGAGGCGCTCGGTATGTCCCAACAGGCGTTGGACGATTATCGTCATTACCTGGCGCAGCGTCCCGGGCTCATCGATTCATATACGCAGGAACAAATCGGGGATATTTCGTATGCAGCGAAGGATTATGCCGGAGCACTCGAGGCGTATCAGGCTGCGCTGGTGTCCCCCGGATTGGATCAGGGATTGAGCGCCGAGATCAAAGTTGCCCGTACGCGCGCTGATTCTGGGGATTACGAGACAGCAATTGCAGAGTACGATGCGATCTACAACAAGACCGGTGAAGATTACCTGCGCGCCTTGATGGATTACTTGCTGGGACAGGCGTATACCAAACTCGGCAATTATGAGCAAGCATATGCGCGCTATCTCGATGCGGTTGTGAATTTCCCCGGCGCCTACAGTTCGTATGAAGGCTTGGTGATTCTCGTCGAGGATGGCGTAGCGGTGGATGAGTTCGATCGCGGCCTGGTGGATTATTACGCTGGCCAGTATGGTGTTGCCCTGGCTGCCTTCGATCGGTATTTGTACGCTTTTCCGGATACCCATGACGGCACGGTGCATTATTTCAGGGGTCTCACATTACGCGCTTTGGGGAATTACGAGGCCGCCGTTCAACGCAATGGGCGTATCTGGAGCAGTATCCTCAAGCGATCGATACTCTTCTGA
- a CDS encoding transglycosylase SLT domain-containing protein: MNFAAAVPDHARAAEFVFDAGRVSEISGDLPAAIDYWERVAREYPDSTWSFRALFLAGTARYRLNEMDMAADTFQRSLAHVRSADERAAAYLWIGKANDAAGDAEAARAAYQLASEADRGGYYSIRAADILAGWEPFRVPEGGFNLEYDLDAERAQAEEWLRTQFIITGPEPLTSLSPALAGDARMIRGKEFWALGRYEDARDEFESLREAYANDAEATYRLMHTYLEIGLYRSAIYASKQIMTLAGMDEAGTLYAPNYLSRIRFGIYFESLFSEVAGEYGFETMFLLSVARQESLFEGFALSYATARGLMQIVPDTGQYLADRYQWPQGYTDDDLYRPYVSARLGTQYLAEQRDLFDGDLYAALAAYNAGPGNALAWKELAPDDPDLFLECVRFSQPRDYIRVIYWAFSNYRRLYGSQ; the protein is encoded by the coding sequence CTGAATTTCGCGGCTGCGGTTCCAGATCACGCCCGAGCAGCGGAATTCGTTTTCGACGCCGGACGGGTGAGTGAAATCAGTGGGGACCTGCCTGCGGCGATCGATTACTGGGAACGGGTGGCGAGAGAGTATCCCGATTCGACCTGGTCTTTCCGGGCGCTGTTCCTGGCGGGTACTGCACGCTACCGCCTCAATGAAATGGATATGGCTGCCGACACGTTTCAACGTTCGCTGGCTCACGTGCGCAGCGCGGATGAACGTGCTGCCGCTTATCTGTGGATCGGCAAGGCGAACGATGCTGCTGGTGATGCTGAAGCGGCGCGAGCGGCCTATCAGTTGGCTTCCGAGGCGGATCGCGGCGGGTATTATTCCATCCGTGCCGCGGACATCCTGGCCGGATGGGAGCCATTTCGTGTGCCGGAAGGGGGCTTTAATCTGGAATACGATCTGGATGCAGAGCGTGCCCAGGCGGAGGAGTGGCTGCGAACACAGTTCATCATTACGGGGCCGGAGCCTTTGACTTCGCTATCCCCTGCATTGGCCGGCGACGCACGCATGATCCGGGGAAAGGAATTTTGGGCATTGGGACGGTACGAGGATGCCCGCGACGAGTTCGAATCGCTGCGGGAAGCCTACGCCAACGATGCGGAAGCGACGTACCGCTTGATGCACACCTATCTGGAAATCGGCCTCTATCGATCGGCCATCTACGCTTCGAAGCAGATCATGACCCTCGCCGGGATGGATGAAGCTGGGACCCTCTACGCGCCCAACTACCTAAGTCGTATCCGCTTCGGAATTTACTTCGAAAGCTTGTTTTCGGAAGTGGCAGGAGAATACGGTTTTGAAACCATGTTCCTTCTCTCCGTAGCACGCCAGGAAAGCCTGTTTGAAGGATTCGCGCTGTCCTACGCTACGGCCCGGGGTTTGATGCAAATCGTACCGGATACGGGCCAGTATCTGGCCGATCGCTATCAATGGCCGCAGGGATATACGGATGACGATCTCTATCGGCCCTACGTGAGCGCCCGCCTCGGAACGCAGTATCTGGCAGAACAGCGCGATCTTTTCGACGGCGATTTGTATGCCGCATTGGCTGCCTACAACGCCGGCCCGGGAAATGCGCTGGCGTGGAAGGAACTTGCTCCCGACGATCCCGACCTTTTCCTGGAATGCGTTCGCTTTAGCCAGCCGCGGGATTACATTCGCGTGATCTATTGGGCGTTCTCAAACTACCGCCGTTTGTACGGCTCTCAGTGA